A window from Vulpes vulpes isolate BD-2025 chromosome 9, VulVul3, whole genome shotgun sequence encodes these proteins:
- the GATA2 gene encoding endothelial transcription factor GATA-2, with translation MEVAPEQPRWMAHPAVLNAQHPDSHHPGLAHNYMEPAQLLPPDEVDVFFNHLDSQGNPYYANPAHARARVSYSPAHARLTGGQMCRPHLLHSPGLPWLDGGKAALSAAAAHHHNPWTVSPFSKTPLHPSAAGGPGGPLSVYPGAGGGSGGGSGSSVASLTPTAAHSGSHLFGFPPTPPKEVSPDPSTTGAASPASSSAGGSAARGEDKDGVKYQVSLTDSMKMESGSPLRPGLAAMGTQPATHHPIPTYPSYVPAAAHDYSSGLFHPGGFLGGPASSFTPKQRSKARSCSEGRECVNCGATATPLWRRDGTGHYLCNACGLYHKMNGQNRPLIKPKRRLSAARRAGTCCANCQTTTTTLWRRNANGDPVCNACGLYYKLHNVNRPLTMKKEGIQTRNRKMSTKSKKNKKGAECFEELSKCMQEKASPFSAAALAGHMAPVGHLPPFSHSGHILPTPTPIHPSSSLSFGHPHPSSMVTAMG, from the exons ATGGAGGTGGCGCCGGAGCAGCCGCGCTGGATGGCGCACCCCGCCGTGCTGAACGCGCAGCACCCCGACTCGCACCATCCGGGCCTGGCGCACAACTACATGGAGCCCGCGCAGCTGCTGCCTCCCGACGAGGTGGACGTCTTCTTCAACCACCTAGACTCGCAGGGCAACCCCTATTACGCCAACCCAGCCCACGCGCGGGCGCGCGTCTCCTACAGCCCCGCGCACG CACGCCTGACTGGAGGCCAGATGTGCCGCCCACACTTGTTGCATAGTCCAGGGTTGCCCTGGCTTGACGGGGGTAAAGCTGCCCTCTCAGCCGCAGCAGCACACCACCACAACCCCTGGACCGTGAGCCCCTTTTCCAAGACACCACTCCACCCCTCAGCTGCTGGAGGCCCGGGCGGCCCCCTCTCCGTGTacccaggggcagggggcgggaGTGGGGGAGGCAGCGGGAGCTCTGTGGCCTCCCTCACTCCCACTGCAGCCCACTCTGGCTCCCACCTCTTCGGATTCCCACCCACTCCACCCAAGGAAGTGTCTCCGGACCCCAGCACCACGGGGGctgcctctccagcctcctcttCCGCAGGGGGTAGCGCAGCCCGGGGGGAGGACAAGGATGGCGTCAAGTACCAGGTGTCACTGACCGATAGCATGAAGATGGAAAGCGGCAGTCCCCTGCGCCCAGGCCTGGCTGCCATGGGCACCCAGCCTGCTACacaccaccccatccccacctacCCATCCTATGTGCCGGCCGCTGCCCACGACTACAGCAGCGGACTCTTCCACCCCGGAGGCTTCCTGGGTGGCCCTGCCTCCAGCTTCACCCCTAAGCAGCGCAGCAAGGCACGCTCCTGCTCAG AAGGCCGGGAGTGTGTCAACTGTGGGGCCACGGCCACCCCTCTCTGGCGGCGAGACGGCACTGGGCACTACCTGTGCAACGCCTGCGGGCTCTACCACAAGATGAACGGCCAGAACCGGCCACTCATCAAGCCCAAGCGGAGACTG TCCGCCGCCAGGAGAGCCGGCACCTGTTGTGCAAATTGTCAGACGACAACCACCACCTTATGGCGCCGAAACGCCAACGGGGACCCTGTCTGCAACGCCTGTGGCCTCTACTACAAGCTTCACAAT GTCAACAGGCCACTGACCATGAAGAAGGAAGGGATCCAGACTAGGAATCGGAAGATGTCCACCAAGtccaagaagaacaagaaaggtGCAGAGTGCTTTGAGGAGCTGTCCAAGTGTATGCAGGAGAAGGCCTCCCCCTTCAGCGCTGCTGCCCTGGCTGGACACATGGCGCCCGTGGGCCACCTCCCACCCTTCAGCCACTCGGGACACATCTTGCCCACCCCAACGCCCATCCAtccctcctccagcctctcctTTGGCCACCCCCACCCATCCAGCATGGTGACCGCCATGGGCTAG